Proteins from one Nicotiana tabacum cultivar K326 chromosome 23, ASM71507v2, whole genome shotgun sequence genomic window:
- the LOC142177561 gene encoding replication protein A 70 kDa DNA-binding subunit B-like → MNIFNLRSFDQLTNQHDVDETELLDIVGQVVTYEDVKTYKQGDDQSVFINVVLEDDQRNRILATLWSELVDQIQHHLNESTDEPLIVVFQHMKAQKFRGNYSVRSCWYQTKIWINSTLPQSIDFKSRLLAARQSNFERITQISSQQSYSVRDELDKGIVLFKTIRDLVQCTQECSYWIAAKLINLELDRGWSYLACNKCNRKVDKVENKYFCKKFNEEELSVTHRYRLQVRVMDGTAFISLLLWNREAMQLIGKSAKELKERLLETSIADADCSYPSELDDILYKKFMFKVIVKQENIESQVEVYKVLKLSDDDDLLKEYNHSLFEDTITDPQFFDGQSSSRDKLFGDLMAETQLKSVLQTPIEKNVS, encoded by the exons ATGAACATCTTTAACTTGCGCTCTTTTGACCAACTAACGAATCAACATGATGTCGATGAGACAGAATTACTTG atattGTTGGTCAGGTTGTGACCTATGAAGATGTTAAGACCTACAAGCAAGGAGACGACCAAAGTGTCTTTATTAATGTTGTGCTCGAAGATGATCA GAGGAACAGGATTTTGGCAACCTTATGGAGCGAACTTGTGGATCAAATTCAACATCACTTGAATGAATCTACCGATGAgcctttgattgttgttttccaGCATATGAAAGCTCAAAAATTTCGAG GTAATTACTCAGTGCGTAGCTGTTGGTATCAGACAAAGATATGGATAAATTCTACGTTGCCGCAATCTATTGACTTTAAATCCAG ATTACTTGCAGCACGTCAATCAAACTTTGAGCGAATCACTCAAATAAGTTCTCAGCAAAGTTACTCTGTTAGAGATGAGTTAGACAAAGGAATTGTACTGTTTAAAACTATAAGGGATTTAGTTCAGTGCACGCAA GAATGTAGCTATTGGATTGCGGCAAAATTGATTAATTTGGAACTTGACCGGGGATGGTCATACTTAGCATGCAACAAGTGTAATAGAAAGGTTGATAAAGTTGAAAATAAATACTTTTGTAAGAAATTCAATGAAGAAGAACTTTCAGTTACTCACAG GTATAGGCTTCAAGTTCGTGTTATGGATGGAACCGCTTTTATCTCATTGTTGCTTTGGAATCGCGAAGCTATGCAGCTTATAGGGAAGTCCGCAAAAGAACTTAAGGAAAGATTACTTGAG ACTTCAATTGCGGATGCTGACTGTTCTTATCCAAGTGAACTTGACGATATTCTTTATAAAAAATTCATGTTCAAGGTTATTGTTAAGCAAGAAAATATTGAGTCACAGGTCGAAGTCTACAAAGTTCTTAAGCTTAGTGATGATGATGACCTTCTAAAGGAATACAATCACAGTTTATTTGAAGACACTATCAct GATCCACAATTTTTTGATGGACAAAGCTCAAGTAGAGATAAGCTTTTCGGG gatCTTATGGCCGAAACTCAGCTGAAGTCTGTTTTGCAAACTCCCATCGAGAAAAACGTATCATAA
- the LOC107773003 gene encoding myosin-binding protein 2 isoform X3 — protein MIENGKEMTLENGGEVALNCSCCGVSLETKFSTPYMLIKPDLEYTHKGNLIIEANDLFEKGDNLDQNRSDEDKIEKNGDNQLLSSDVKKLEGEKVHLVLEGVTEYIEEKYKKKMLKDEGCEIEDAAPPQHLEFFIDCSGHMLVPVKLIHQDVKEEVKAVVEEEAEICLGGSEREPEFAVVESMDNDLIFYAKECQEVYEQFANAEEASTYHQVQILAAKEREEEKEENSDVSPEEMPNNETDGEVSIGTEIPDLDQADEALTSYIHEEPSRNSAHFHQVQVHSHKEDEVELRTLSVDLSGHMMNNQSSICSSLNEDKVHDTPDSFHQLHPKKDSDSLDGSELESGDTISTVEHLKSALKAERKALHSLYTELEEERSASAVAASQTMAMINRLQEEKAAMQMEALQYQRMMEEQLGYDQEALQLMNELMVKREREKQELEKELEAYRKRLLEYEATRMLKRSKDSSTFSSEDSDGLSIGLNQEEAKEDDSGMNHSTPVGAVINLEEERMAILEQLKVLEERLVSLDLDDEDAKHFEDVRLMEDSYQDNIEEDSHANGFLKEMNGKHHHAKGKRLLPLFDKMSDENGDGTLNANGVHNFDLENKKLAVEQELDHLHQRLQALEADREFLNNCVSSLKKGDKGMDLLQEILLHLRHLRNVELRATSFSDAAIL, from the exons ATGATAGAAAATGGAAAGGAAATGACACTGGAAAATGGTGGTGAGGTGGCTTTGAATTGTTCTTGCTGTGGTGTGAGCTTGGAGACCAAGTTTTCAACTCCTTATATGTTGATCAAACCTGATTTGGAATATACACACAAAGGGAATTTAATCATTGAGGCTAATGATCTTTTCGAAAAAGGTGATAACTTGGATCAAAACAGATCGGATGAAGATAAAATCGAGAAAAATGGTGACAATCAGCTACTTTCTTCTGATGTTAAAAAGTTGGAAGGTGAAAAAGTACATTTAGTTCTTGAAGGAGTGACTGAATACATTGAggagaaatacaaaaaaaagatgTTGAAAGATGAAGGTTGTGAGATTGAGGATGCAGCTCCCCCTCAGCATCTGGAATTCTTCATTGATTGCAGTGGTCATATGTTGGTCCCCGTCAAATTAATCCATCAAGATGTCAAGGAAGAGGTTAAAGCAGTTGTGGAGGAAGAGGCTGAAATTTGTTTGGGAGGGAGTGAGAGGGAGCCTGAATTTGCAGTTGTTGAATCTATGGATAATGATTTGATTTTCTATGCCAAAGAATGCCAGGAGGTTTATGAACAATTTGCCAACGCTGAAGAAGCATCTACATATCACCAAGTTCAAATTCTTGCAGCTAAGGAAAgggaagaagagaaagaggaaaATTCAGACGTTTCACCAG AAGAAATGCCAAACAATGAAACTGACGGAGAAGTGTCAATTGGGACTGAAATTCCTGATTTGGATCAAGCAGATGAAGCACTTACTTCATATATACATGAAGAACCTTCCAGAAATTCTGCTCATTTCCATCAAGTACAAGTTCATA GTCATAAAGAAGATGAAGTAGAATTGAGAACATTATCAGTTGATTTGAGTGGACATATGATGAACAACCAGTCCTCAATCTGTTCCAGCTTAAATGAAGATAAAGTTCACGATACACCAGATAGCTTCCATCAGTTACACCCGAAGAAAGATTCAGATTCTCTGGATGGAAGTGAGTTAGAGAGTGGAGATACAATTTCAACAGTCGAACATCTGAAATCAGCATTAAAAGCTGAGAGGAAGGCTTTACATTCTCTGTACACGGAATTGGAAGAAGAGAGAAGTGCTTCTGCTGTGGCTGCAAGTCAGACAATGGCTATGATCAATAGGCTTCAAGAAGAGAAAGCAGCAATGCAGATGGAAGCTTTGCAATACCAAAGAATGATGGAAGAACAATTGGGGTACGATCAAGAAGCCTTGCAGCTAATGAATGAGCTTATGGTGAAGAGAGAGAGGGAAAAGCAAGAGTTAGAGAAAGAATTGGAAGCATATAGGAAAAGATTATTGGAATATGAGGCAACGAGGATGTTGAAGAGAAGCAAGGACAGTAGCACATTCTCCTCTGAGGATAGTGATGGACTCTCTATTGGTTTGAATCAAGAAGAAGCAAAGGAAGATGATAGCGGCATGAATCATAGCACTCCTGTTGGTGCAGTTATAAATTTGGAGGAAGAGAGAATGGCGATTCTTGAGCAGCTAAAGGTTTTGGAGGAAAGGCTTGTCAGCTTGGACTTGGATGATGAAGATGCAAAACATTTTGAGGATGTTAGGCTGATGGAAGATTCATATCAAGATAATATAGAGGAAGATTCTCATGCCAATGGTTTCTTGAAGGAAATGAATGGGAAACATCATCATGCCAAGGGAAAGAGACTTCTTCCTCTATTTGACAAAATGAGTGATGAAAATGGAGATGGTACACTAAATGCCAATGGGGTTCATAACTTTGATTTAGAGAACAAGAAGCTAgctgtggaacaagagttggatCATCTCCATCAAAGGCTACAAGCCCTTGAGGCAGATAGGGAGTTCCTAAACAACTGTGTAAGCTCGCTGAAGAAAGGCGATAAAGGCATGGATCTTCTTCAGGAAATCCTACTACATCTTCGTCATCTAAGGAACGTTGAGCTTCGTGCAACAAGCTTCAGTGATGCTGCCATACTATAG
- the LOC107773003 gene encoding myosin-binding protein 2 isoform X1, with translation MGANKFASMLHRNTNKMTLVLIYAVLEWTLIVLLLLNSLFSYLIIKFAEYFGLKPPCLCCSRVDHLFGHGKNRNIHRDLLCEVHATEVSKLGFCSKHQRLAESQDTCEDCGFHGVSDNFAFFLKMIENGKEMTLENGGEVALNCSCCGVSLETKFSTPYMLIKPDLEYTHKGNLIIEANDLFEKGDNLDQNRSDEDKIEKNGDNQLLSSDVKKLEGEKVHLVLEGVTEYIEEKYKKKMLKDEGCEIEDAAPPQHLEFFIDCSGHMLVPVKLIHQDVKEEVKAVVEEEAEICLGGSEREPEFAVVESMDNDLIFYAKECQEVYEQFANAEEASTYHQVQILAAKEREEEKEENSDVSPEEMPNNETDGEVSIGTEIPDLDQADEALTSYIHEEPSRNSAHFHQVQVHSHKEDEVELRTLSVDLSGHMMNNQSSICSSLNEDKVHDTPDSFHQLHPKKDSDSLDGSELESGDTISTVEHLKSALKAERKALHSLYTELEEERSASAVAASQTMAMINRLQEEKAAMQMEALQYQRMMEEQLGYDQEALQLMNELMVKREREKQELEKELEAYRKRLLEYEATRMLKRSKDSSTFSSEDSDGLSIGLNQEEAKEDDSGMNHSTPVGAVINLEEERMAILEQLKVLEERLVSLDLDDEDAKHFEDVRLMEDSYQDNIEEDSHANGFLKEMNGKHHHAKGKRLLPLFDKMSDENGDGTLNANGVHNFDLENKKLAVEQELDHLHQRLQALEADREFLNNCVSSLKKGDKGMDLLQEILLHLRHLRNVELRATSFSDAAIL, from the exons ATGGGAGCTAACAAGTTTGCAAGCATGTTACACAGAAACACCAACAAGATGACTCTTGTTCTCATTTATGCAGTCTTGGAATGGACTTTGATAGTACTACTTCTTCTCAACTCTCTTTTTTCCTATCTGATAATCAAGTTTGCAGAGTATTTTGGTCTAAAACCACCATGTTTATGTTGTTCTCGAGTTGATCATTTGTTTGGTCATGGAAAAAACAGGAACATACATAGAGATCTTCTTTGTGAGGTTCATGCCACTGAGGTTTCCAAATTGGGATTCTGCTCAAAGCATCAAAGGCTAGCTGAATCACAAGATACGTGCGAGGATTGTGGTTTTCATGGTGTTTCTGATAATTTCGCCTTTTTTCTTAAAATGATAGAAAATGGAAAGGAAATGACACTGGAAAATGGTGGTGAGGTGGCTTTGAATTGTTCTTGCTGTGGTGTGAGCTTGGAGACCAAGTTTTCAACTCCTTATATGTTGATCAAACCTGATTTGGAATATACACACAAAGGGAATTTAATCATTGAGGCTAATGATCTTTTCGAAAAAGGTGATAACTTGGATCAAAACAGATCGGATGAAGATAAAATCGAGAAAAATGGTGACAATCAGCTACTTTCTTCTGATGTTAAAAAGTTGGAAGGTGAAAAAGTACATTTAGTTCTTGAAGGAGTGACTGAATACATTGAggagaaatacaaaaaaaagatgTTGAAAGATGAAGGTTGTGAGATTGAGGATGCAGCTCCCCCTCAGCATCTGGAATTCTTCATTGATTGCAGTGGTCATATGTTGGTCCCCGTCAAATTAATCCATCAAGATGTCAAGGAAGAGGTTAAAGCAGTTGTGGAGGAAGAGGCTGAAATTTGTTTGGGAGGGAGTGAGAGGGAGCCTGAATTTGCAGTTGTTGAATCTATGGATAATGATTTGATTTTCTATGCCAAAGAATGCCAGGAGGTTTATGAACAATTTGCCAACGCTGAAGAAGCATCTACATATCACCAAGTTCAAATTCTTGCAGCTAAGGAAAgggaagaagagaaagaggaaaATTCAGACGTTTCACCAG AAGAAATGCCAAACAATGAAACTGACGGAGAAGTGTCAATTGGGACTGAAATTCCTGATTTGGATCAAGCAGATGAAGCACTTACTTCATATATACATGAAGAACCTTCCAGAAATTCTGCTCATTTCCATCAAGTACAAGTTCATA GTCATAAAGAAGATGAAGTAGAATTGAGAACATTATCAGTTGATTTGAGTGGACATATGATGAACAACCAGTCCTCAATCTGTTCCAGCTTAAATGAAGATAAAGTTCACGATACACCAGATAGCTTCCATCAGTTACACCCGAAGAAAGATTCAGATTCTCTGGATGGAAGTGAGTTAGAGAGTGGAGATACAATTTCAACAGTCGAACATCTGAAATCAGCATTAAAAGCTGAGAGGAAGGCTTTACATTCTCTGTACACGGAATTGGAAGAAGAGAGAAGTGCTTCTGCTGTGGCTGCAAGTCAGACAATGGCTATGATCAATAGGCTTCAAGAAGAGAAAGCAGCAATGCAGATGGAAGCTTTGCAATACCAAAGAATGATGGAAGAACAATTGGGGTACGATCAAGAAGCCTTGCAGCTAATGAATGAGCTTATGGTGAAGAGAGAGAGGGAAAAGCAAGAGTTAGAGAAAGAATTGGAAGCATATAGGAAAAGATTATTGGAATATGAGGCAACGAGGATGTTGAAGAGAAGCAAGGACAGTAGCACATTCTCCTCTGAGGATAGTGATGGACTCTCTATTGGTTTGAATCAAGAAGAAGCAAAGGAAGATGATAGCGGCATGAATCATAGCACTCCTGTTGGTGCAGTTATAAATTTGGAGGAAGAGAGAATGGCGATTCTTGAGCAGCTAAAGGTTTTGGAGGAAAGGCTTGTCAGCTTGGACTTGGATGATGAAGATGCAAAACATTTTGAGGATGTTAGGCTGATGGAAGATTCATATCAAGATAATATAGAGGAAGATTCTCATGCCAATGGTTTCTTGAAGGAAATGAATGGGAAACATCATCATGCCAAGGGAAAGAGACTTCTTCCTCTATTTGACAAAATGAGTGATGAAAATGGAGATGGTACACTAAATGCCAATGGGGTTCATAACTTTGATTTAGAGAACAAGAAGCTAgctgtggaacaagagttggatCATCTCCATCAAAGGCTACAAGCCCTTGAGGCAGATAGGGAGTTCCTAAACAACTGTGTAAGCTCGCTGAAGAAAGGCGATAAAGGCATGGATCTTCTTCAGGAAATCCTACTACATCTTCGTCATCTAAGGAACGTTGAGCTTCGTGCAACAAGCTTCAGTGATGCTGCCATACTATAG
- the LOC107773003 gene encoding myosin-binding protein 2 isoform X2 — protein sequence MGANKFASMLHRNTNKMTLVLIYAVLEWTLIVLLLLNSLFSYLIIKFAEYFGLKPPCLCCSRVDHLFGHGKNRNIHRDLLCEVHATEVSKLGFCSKHQRLAESQDTCEDCGFHGVSDNFAFFLKMIENGKEMTLENGGEVALNCSCCGVSLETKFSTPYMLIKPDLEYTHKGNLIIEANDLFEKGDNLDQNRSDEDKIEKNGDNQLLSSDVKKLEGEKVHLVLEGVTEYIEEKYKKKMLKDEGCEIEDAAPPQHLEFFIDCSGHMLVPVKLIHQDVKEEVKAVVEEEAEICLGGSEREPEFAVVESMDNDLIFYAKECQEVYEQFANAEEASTYHQVQILAAKEREEEKEENSDVSPEMPNNETDGEVSIGTEIPDLDQADEALTSYIHEEPSRNSAHFHQVQVHSHKEDEVELRTLSVDLSGHMMNNQSSICSSLNEDKVHDTPDSFHQLHPKKDSDSLDGSELESGDTISTVEHLKSALKAERKALHSLYTELEEERSASAVAASQTMAMINRLQEEKAAMQMEALQYQRMMEEQLGYDQEALQLMNELMVKREREKQELEKELEAYRKRLLEYEATRMLKRSKDSSTFSSEDSDGLSIGLNQEEAKEDDSGMNHSTPVGAVINLEEERMAILEQLKVLEERLVSLDLDDEDAKHFEDVRLMEDSYQDNIEEDSHANGFLKEMNGKHHHAKGKRLLPLFDKMSDENGDGTLNANGVHNFDLENKKLAVEQELDHLHQRLQALEADREFLNNCVSSLKKGDKGMDLLQEILLHLRHLRNVELRATSFSDAAIL from the exons ATGGGAGCTAACAAGTTTGCAAGCATGTTACACAGAAACACCAACAAGATGACTCTTGTTCTCATTTATGCAGTCTTGGAATGGACTTTGATAGTACTACTTCTTCTCAACTCTCTTTTTTCCTATCTGATAATCAAGTTTGCAGAGTATTTTGGTCTAAAACCACCATGTTTATGTTGTTCTCGAGTTGATCATTTGTTTGGTCATGGAAAAAACAGGAACATACATAGAGATCTTCTTTGTGAGGTTCATGCCACTGAGGTTTCCAAATTGGGATTCTGCTCAAAGCATCAAAGGCTAGCTGAATCACAAGATACGTGCGAGGATTGTGGTTTTCATGGTGTTTCTGATAATTTCGCCTTTTTTCTTAAAATGATAGAAAATGGAAAGGAAATGACACTGGAAAATGGTGGTGAGGTGGCTTTGAATTGTTCTTGCTGTGGTGTGAGCTTGGAGACCAAGTTTTCAACTCCTTATATGTTGATCAAACCTGATTTGGAATATACACACAAAGGGAATTTAATCATTGAGGCTAATGATCTTTTCGAAAAAGGTGATAACTTGGATCAAAACAGATCGGATGAAGATAAAATCGAGAAAAATGGTGACAATCAGCTACTTTCTTCTGATGTTAAAAAGTTGGAAGGTGAAAAAGTACATTTAGTTCTTGAAGGAGTGACTGAATACATTGAggagaaatacaaaaaaaagatgTTGAAAGATGAAGGTTGTGAGATTGAGGATGCAGCTCCCCCTCAGCATCTGGAATTCTTCATTGATTGCAGTGGTCATATGTTGGTCCCCGTCAAATTAATCCATCAAGATGTCAAGGAAGAGGTTAAAGCAGTTGTGGAGGAAGAGGCTGAAATTTGTTTGGGAGGGAGTGAGAGGGAGCCTGAATTTGCAGTTGTTGAATCTATGGATAATGATTTGATTTTCTATGCCAAAGAATGCCAGGAGGTTTATGAACAATTTGCCAACGCTGAAGAAGCATCTACATATCACCAAGTTCAAATTCTTGCAGCTAAGGAAAgggaagaagagaaagaggaaaATTCAGACGTTTCACCAG AAATGCCAAACAATGAAACTGACGGAGAAGTGTCAATTGGGACTGAAATTCCTGATTTGGATCAAGCAGATGAAGCACTTACTTCATATATACATGAAGAACCTTCCAGAAATTCTGCTCATTTCCATCAAGTACAAGTTCATA GTCATAAAGAAGATGAAGTAGAATTGAGAACATTATCAGTTGATTTGAGTGGACATATGATGAACAACCAGTCCTCAATCTGTTCCAGCTTAAATGAAGATAAAGTTCACGATACACCAGATAGCTTCCATCAGTTACACCCGAAGAAAGATTCAGATTCTCTGGATGGAAGTGAGTTAGAGAGTGGAGATACAATTTCAACAGTCGAACATCTGAAATCAGCATTAAAAGCTGAGAGGAAGGCTTTACATTCTCTGTACACGGAATTGGAAGAAGAGAGAAGTGCTTCTGCTGTGGCTGCAAGTCAGACAATGGCTATGATCAATAGGCTTCAAGAAGAGAAAGCAGCAATGCAGATGGAAGCTTTGCAATACCAAAGAATGATGGAAGAACAATTGGGGTACGATCAAGAAGCCTTGCAGCTAATGAATGAGCTTATGGTGAAGAGAGAGAGGGAAAAGCAAGAGTTAGAGAAAGAATTGGAAGCATATAGGAAAAGATTATTGGAATATGAGGCAACGAGGATGTTGAAGAGAAGCAAGGACAGTAGCACATTCTCCTCTGAGGATAGTGATGGACTCTCTATTGGTTTGAATCAAGAAGAAGCAAAGGAAGATGATAGCGGCATGAATCATAGCACTCCTGTTGGTGCAGTTATAAATTTGGAGGAAGAGAGAATGGCGATTCTTGAGCAGCTAAAGGTTTTGGAGGAAAGGCTTGTCAGCTTGGACTTGGATGATGAAGATGCAAAACATTTTGAGGATGTTAGGCTGATGGAAGATTCATATCAAGATAATATAGAGGAAGATTCTCATGCCAATGGTTTCTTGAAGGAAATGAATGGGAAACATCATCATGCCAAGGGAAAGAGACTTCTTCCTCTATTTGACAAAATGAGTGATGAAAATGGAGATGGTACACTAAATGCCAATGGGGTTCATAACTTTGATTTAGAGAACAAGAAGCTAgctgtggaacaagagttggatCATCTCCATCAAAGGCTACAAGCCCTTGAGGCAGATAGGGAGTTCCTAAACAACTGTGTAAGCTCGCTGAAGAAAGGCGATAAAGGCATGGATCTTCTTCAGGAAATCCTACTACATCTTCGTCATCTAAGGAACGTTGAGCTTCGTGCAACAAGCTTCAGTGATGCTGCCATACTATAG